DNA sequence from the Cohnella herbarum genome:
TTCTTTGAAGCAGATATTGAGGAACACGCCAAGAAATTACGAGAGATATTCCCATTGGTATTAGGGGTAGTCGACGCTGAAACCTTGATAAAACAGCATCGCTTACAAGAGGTTAGACGATTAATTGAACGGAAACAGCGACAACTCGATGCCTTGAAAATAAACATTGAGAGTTTCTCGGGTGAGGTCAAAGGAAGATACATAGCCGCGGCACAGCACGGTCTGGTTCCTTCACTGAAATCCGATGATATGAATACTCAAGTTTTGTTCGAGCGACTTAAAGATATCGTCGCTATTTGGAAGAAAGATCCGACATACAGGGATCCGGATGGTCACCATTACAACACAGAAAGACTTTCATGGTTACGTGAACGCGAAGCCATACTGAATTCTGAAATCACAACATTCAGGGTGAGAGTTACTCAAATAAGAGAGCTTTCCCTGGCAAGGGCAACTTCGGAAATGAACATCTCTAGAAAACGGAATCGGCTTTCTTCAACTTCTTGGCTAGTTGATCGACTCAGTTCCGATCATGTATGCCCTCTTTGTGGAAACAACAGCGACACTTCTTCCAAAGAGCTTAAGAAACTAATTGATTCTACTGCAAAAGTTGAAGCACAATGGAAAGCTGTTGAGCTCGTTCCACCAATGTTGGATGCCGAAGAGGTAGATATTAAGAAACAAATCGCAGCCAAAGAGTCTGAGCTTCGTCAGGTGAGATCTGAACGTGAGTACATACAGGAAGAAACTGAAGAAATGCAGGCTTCCAGAGAGCAACGCGCAATGTTTGTAGGTAGAACTGCGGAGTTCATTAATCTTCATGAGTCGCTTACAGATGAAGGGGGATTTGCAATTGAGATTGCTGCGTTGAAGGATGAGGAGGCACAGTTATTAAAGGAAGTTGACTTTGACACGTTTGCGCAAAGGAAAGAAACTGCTTTGTTTAAATTCTCAAGGTTTGCAGGTCATTACGGAGAAATTTTGGAATTAGAGACGGGTGACGACCTCATTCAACTTGATACAAATAAGTTAACTATTCGTGTCATTGACGAAAAGGGAGGCACTGCGTGGCTTCGTGAAATTGGCAGCGGTGCTAACTGGCTCGGATATCATGTTACAACTTTGTTGGCACTACATGAACTTTTTTTTTCCAAGATATCCCGTATGTTCCGAGCTTATTTGTTATTGATCAGCCGAGCCAAACTCACTTTCCTGATAATACAGAAGAGGATTCAGAGAATGAAGAATTACAGGCAGTAAATAAAGTCTTCCAGGCACTATCTTCAGGGATCAAGAGAACAAAGGGAACATTACAGGTCATTGTTAGTGAGCATGTAGGTCACAGTGCTGTAGACGGTCTTGAGAATGTCCACCTTGTAGAAAGATGGCGCAGAGGTCGTAAGATGATACCGTGGCATTGGAGAAAGGAAATGGATGTGAAAACGATCGGCAAAAATGTACAATATGCAGCTGAGGACTTATTCGAATCACACATAGAGCCTGCTTGTATGGAAGCCATTGGAGACGTTCTTTGCCAGATCAGTTTTTCAAATGCTTCATTTAGTGCAGACGGAGTCGTATTTAATACTTCTGCGGAATCCTTTGACAAAGGGACGATCAAGCTTGCCGGACTGATTGATTTTGACTTGAATGTAAATTTCGTATTCCCTGAAGGTTGATTACTTCACTTTTTTCAAAAAAATAAAAGTTATGTAGCTTTGCTCCGCTAAATTTGTCGATGGTAGTGGAGCAGGGCTGATGCGAGTGTCGTTCTCTCCGAGTTCTCTCAAACGTGCAATTTTGGTCGCTTTTTGTTGAATTCCCGAGACGCCTTGCGGCACTAGGGAAAGGCGATGTGAAACACCGGAGTCCCTTGTTTTTATAGGCTTTTCGCGGTTTTTTGGTTCCCCTAAAGGGACATGTTTTCCGCTTAGTTCCCTTTAGCGTGCGCGATTCAGGTTCTAGTGGTGTAACAGCCGTGGAGGTTCGAGTCCTCTCGACCGCACCATACCATACCCCTTCACCCCTTCTTCGGAAGGGGTTTTTATATTGTTCAATTCTGTTTTTTTGCACTATTTTCGATGAGATTAACGCTTTATGGATTGCTCAAAAATATAAATTATGGACAGATATAAACAAACCATAATTTGATAAACTACGTTGTGTTCCTCAAACAAATACGCATGGGATGATTCTATATCTCCTTTGAATTGGGGGCAGCAGGAGGGGAGAAGATATGGGCATGGTTGAAGAGAATCTCAGAACGATAAGACAGCAGATGGATTTGGCGTGCCAAGCCGCGGGGCGCAAGAGGGAAGACGTGAAGCTATTGCTCGCGACAAAAACGGTACCGCTTGAAAAATTGCAAATGGCGATGCAGGCAGGGGAGACTCTTTTCGGGGAAAACAAAGCGCAGGAGCTTCGCGACAAATTTCCGCTTATGCAGCAATATCATCAGGTGGAATGGCATTTTATCGGACATTTGCAGACGAACAAAGTGAAGGATGTCGTCAAATATGCGACTCTCATTCATTCCGTGGATCGTTTGAAATTGGGACAGGCTCTGCACCAGCAACTCGTCAAAGAGAACAAGACGATGGATATTCTGGTACAAATCAATACTTCCAACGAGGAAAGCAAATTCGGGGCTTCTCCCGAGTCGGCTGTGGAGCTGGCAGAGCAACTGTCCCGATTCGAAACGTTAAACATTAAAGGGTTGATGACGATTGGCAAGCTGAATGCGACGAACGAGGAGACCAGGCATTGCTTCCGGCTTTTGAAATCGAAACAAGCGCAAATCCGGGAGAGAAGCTTCCCGCGCGTAGAAATGGACGTCCTCTCGATGGGCATGTCCGGCGATTTCATAGTGGCCATCGAGGAGGGGGCTACCATTATTCGCGTAGGGACAAGAGTATTCGGAGAGCGTTATTTGCCGGACAGCTATTACTGGAACGAAAATGCGCGTCAGGATGATTAGCACGAACAAGGATACAGGTACAGAGCAATCGAATACTCTCGCAGATAAGGTGCTGGCAGGGCTACTACTTGTTTAAGAGGAGCTCTGCCAGACGTTCAATACCTTCTTCGATAGTCGCTTCATCCACTTTAGCGAAGCCGAGTATCCAGCCTTTTCGTTTGCTTTCCAAACCATACCGGCTGAGCGGATAGATCCGGATGCCTCTTTCCAGAGCCAAGCTCGTCATGGCAGTCTCGTCAAACGACGGCTCCGCCTCAAGCAGCATATGCAGTCCTGTTTCTGCGCCGCTAAGCATGAAGCGCTCGCTCAAACCCGTCGCTACGAGGGCTTTCGTCATGGCTGCGTGTCTGCGCCGGTATACATTTCGCACTTTTCTCATATGCCGCATGAAGTGACCGTGTTTGATAAACCGGGCGAGCGTTAGTTGCTCCATAATCGGAAGATGACGATAAGTTAATTCTTGGACCCGAGCGAGCTGATGAATGGCGTCATTGGGACCAACGATAGCCGACATTCGAATGCCGGGAGCGATCATTTTGGAAAAGCTCATCGTAATACAGCGTATTCTGAGGCCTCTGACTGAACAAAGTGGGGAGCGGGTCGCCGCGATAGCGAAATTCGCTGTCGTAATCATCCTCGACGATCCATAACCTCTGATCCGCAGCCAAATGCAACAATTGTTGCCTGCGAGGCTCCGACATAATAACGCCAATCGCGCATTGATGCGATGGCGTAACATACACAAGTCTGGACTCAGTGGGAATGAGTTCTACGCATAGCCCATGCTCGTCGACCGGGACGGATGCAACGTTCATTCCCCGGTACTTCATCGCCATCCAGGCAGCAGGGAAGCCGGGATCTTCAACAGAAACGGTTGCTCCTTCATGTAACAGGGCTTGCGCGACTAAATCGAGGCCATGCTGTGCGCCTGAGGTCAGCAGGATTTGATCGACACTCACATGGATGCCACGTTCGAGAGATAAGTAACGCTGAATTTGTTCTCGCAGGGGTAGGAATCCATAAGGGTCACCGTAGGACCATCTGTCCAGGTCGGTTTCCGTGGAGGCTTGTATAAAGGATTGGCGCCAATTTGCCAGAAAGCGCTCATCTAAATACGGTTCATGGGGACTGAAATCGATCTCATCTCTTCCGTATTCCCTATTTCCAAACCAGCTGTGTAGATGTCCGACAGCGGTGTTTAATAGCGGCAATTCCGGTAGAATAGGCCCTTGAGCCGGAACTTCGGTTGCAGAGAGGGGCTTATATGTCCATTCGCTGACTCTGGTTCCGCCGCGGCGAGAGGTAACGGTGTATCCGCGACTGAATAGCTCCTCATATACGCTTTGGATGGTTGAACGGGAAACCCCGATCAGTTGCGCGAGCTCGCGGGATGGGAGCAGCAACTCGCCAGGCGGCCATTTTCCTGTCGTAATATTATGGATCGCTTGGTCAAGCAACTGTTGCCAAATGGGACGTTCATCATCCCGACTCACTTTGAGCATCCGATTCAACTCCAACAGTGATTTGTAATTATAGATTGCTCAAATTCGTGATTATGGATTGAGAATTAAAATCCATTAGTTGATATCCTATCACGAAAATCGTTGCTACTGCAGTCAATTCGTCAGATTTTTTCCCATTTGAGGGTACCCAACGATCTTTAAGCTTCCTTCCCATAGCTCTCGGGCTTTTTGCTTATCGTATGAAATCGTCGATGACCGTTTTTCTTTGGCGCCTTTTCGATAGGAACCGATCATGCTAAAGAATTTTCCCGAAGCTTTCCGATATTTTGCGGAAATAACCAGTTCGGCCAAAACATTGGCCGAGTTACGTGGCGTGCTAGCATTTGGTGCTAATCGGAGCAACGGCCACAGCATCTTCATCATAAATCGCGTTGCGGGTTTCCATTCGCGAACCATCCCGGTTAACATCCCGCCCGGATCAAACGCGTTGACGGTAATCTCCCACGACCAGCTTCTCGTAATTTTCTTTCCATCTCGTAAGCAAACATGAGAATGCATAATTTGGAGGTCGTATAAGCTCTGCCTAAGAATCGGAAACAGACTCCCCTTCCGAAGGAAGGGGGCTGGCTAATGCATCTACGCTTTTCAATACCGGCTTCGGAAGCGGAGTAAAAGCCTTATCGTCGTGAGAAATACTTGAGAGTACGCTCCGCAAATGATCGAACGGAATCAAGCGAAGCCAGATTCAATTGCACGGGAGTGAATCGAGTAACACCTGTCTCTCGTACGAGCGATTGCGTCGCTTGTGCAATTCGTTCTGCACTCCTACCCGCAATGACGATTTGATACTCGGGGGAAGCTTGAGCGATGCGCTTAGCGCATTCGTAGCCAAGTCCTGAATTAGCGCCGGTAATCATAATCGATTTGGATGGTTTCGTCATGGGATTATCGTCTCCTCAAGCCATAACGGCTCCGCCATCGATAACAAGCGTAGTTCCAACCGTATAACTCGCTTCATCCGATAGCAACCAAACAATGCCTTTAGCGATTTCGCTTGCGGCTCCGATCCGCTTTATTGGACTCCTCTCAGCATACTGTGCGATTACGTTCTCATCATTTCCGACCATATCCGTTCGCGTAGGTCCTGGAGCCACGGTATTAATTCGAATTCCCTGACTTGCATAATCTAGTGCCGCCGATTTGCTGAGTCCTTCGACTGCATATTTCGAAGCCACGTAAGCACCTGCTGAAGCGTAAGGTCTCAAGCCCGTAGTCGACGAAACATTGACGATCGCGCCTCCTCCATTTTGCAACATCTGTAAAATTTCATATTTCATGCTCAAATATATGCCAATTACGTTCGTGTTCAATGTAGCCATAAGTAATTCCTTAGACGATTGACCGATAGGGGCGTATTCCTTCATGACGCCTGCGTTATTGACAGCGATATCTAACCTGCCATAGCGATCCGCAATCGTCTTCATAGCTTGGCTCACGCTTTCCTCATCCGTCACGTCTAAGGATAAGAAATAGGCTTCTCCGCCGTTATCCTTAATAGTTTTGACAACCATCTGACCTTCCTGCTCCCGCCGACCTCCAACGAATACGATTGCTCCACGCGTGGCCAGTTCGTTTGCCGTAGCTTTTCCGATACCGCTAGTAGCTCCCGCAACAAGTGCAATTTTGTTTTTCATTCGTAAAACCTCCAATGTTTTTGTAGTGAACATTCATTCTAATTTGTTGAAAGAAATTGCCGAGCCCTCTTTAGGGTCGGCACGCAAGCGGTTGAAAAATGATCTTGCTAACAATCAATCTTCAAAAGACAAATTGAAACCTTTCGAGGTGCTAACCGAGTTCCAGCAAGATCGAATCGCCATTTGAACAAGCTCCGGCAACAGCTCGAGATTGCCTTGGAATTGTCCCTTTACTAAAAAGACTATCGTTCCCCAATGCATCTGCACCATCAATCGAGGATTACCGGAGATAAATAAGTCCTCTTGAATCGCTTCGGAATACAATTGAGACAAGGGACCGCACCAGTTGCTTTCATACGCTAGTTTCTTCGAAGCTTCGTAAATATACGGAGAGAAGGAGTATTGTTCCATGAATTGAAAAGCATCCGGATAATCAATGCTCGTTTGAACAACTCTCTCCCACGCATTCTCGAATCGCCGAGGGATCGGAGCTTCGTCGTAAAATCCCTTCAACACCGCTTCAGTCTGAAATTCGACAATGCTGGTATATAGCGCATTCACAATATCTTCTTTCCCTGAAAAAGTATTGTAAATGCTCCCCATAGACACCCCCGATTCGTTCGAGATCATGGACATCGACGTTGCTTGCAAATCATTTTCCCGAAGGAGTCTAAGCGTTGTTTCCAACACTTTTTTCTTTGACGGTTTATATTTTTCGAACATTGCGTTCCTCCTTTACACCACTAATAGAAAGAATGTTCATTCTAACTCTAGTTCCTTTGTTTTGTATTGTCAACCGAACTCGGCGCGTTTCTTAAAGCGGATCTCGATCGACGGGTTTTATTAACTTTGTTAACGCGTCGTTAAATAAGATCAATTCGATTGAAACCGAATATTGTTGGCTGTATGATGATCACAAACAACATAATAAAAGATGAAAACACAAGAAAGCAAAATCATCTTACTGGAGGAGAGCATATGAAAAACAAAATTTATTTAGACCGAAATGAAAAAACGTATAAAGGCAATCTGCATCTTCACACGACATGGTCTGACGGTTCGCTTCCGGCCGCCGAGGTAGTCGAAGCCTTCAAAAAGAAGGGCTATCATTTCATATGTTTAAGCGATCATGAGGTTTATACGAGAACGGATGAGTTTAATAACGCGGAGTTCATCACGATTCCAGGTATGGAAAGAGGAGGACTGAATCCGGTCGCGGATAAAGATCCGGGCTACCATTTCGGCGTGATAGACGATCCTACGGAAGAGCCAGTTCAAGCAAGATTCGAACATCTGCAGACATTTCCGACGCCGATTCCCTGGGAAGGAGACCATTCTCCGCAGGTGCTGATCGACGAGATGCGTTCCCACGGCAATCTGGTTATATTTAATCACCCGGAATGGCATTTAACGCGCTTCGACGACATGGTCGAATACGATCGGTTTTTTGCGACCGAAATCTATAACCATGCGACGGAATGGTCGACCGTAAGCTCCTATGGCGCTGCTTATTGGGACCATGCGTTGCAGAATGGCAAGCGGGTATTCGGGATCGCGGCGGATGATTCGCACGAACATAACCCGAATTGGAAAATTCCCGAATACGGCGGGGGCTGGGTGCAAGTTCAAGCGAATGCTTTAACCCATCGCGACATCGTGAGTAATTTGAAACAAGGTTATTTTTATTCCAGCACCGGTCCGGAAATCTATGATCTGCGAGTAGAGGATGGACAGCTGACCATTGAATGCTCCCCATGCAAATTCATTATGTTTAAAGCTTTCCCGCTACGGGGGCCGTTCGTCGGTAATTGCGATAACGGTAAGCCACTGACCTTGGCATCGATGCCGATCGAAGAGGATATGCAGTACATTCGCGTGGAATGTATTGATTTCGACGGGAACGTCGCATGGTCCAATCCGGTGTTCGTTGCGGATTTACTTGAGGGGGACGAGCATTAATGAAGTCGATCATCTATTTGGACGGACGCAATCGCAAGTTCAAGGGCAATCTTCATACGCATTCTACTCGAAGTGATGGGCAGTATGCCGCTGAAGTCGTCATTAACGCATACAAGAATAAAGGCTATGATTTCATGTGCCTGAGCGATCACGAGATTTATTTTAAGTCCGATGCTTATGACGATGACCGGTTCATTCTATTAGACGGTTACGAAATGGCATGCGAGATGAATTGGCGGAAGACGGGACAGCAATACCACGTTCACGGCCTGCTGGATCGTTCGTTAAATTCGGAAAGCGAGTTCGAGCATGACGAAGAGCATGCCAAACCGGATTACGAAAGCTTGGACACGATTCAGAGCATGATCGACGAGATGCGCCATAAAGGCAATCAGATCATCATGAATCACCCGGAATGGTCGAGGAACAAACCGGAAGATTTACTCGCGCTGCAGGGATATTTCGCTGTCGAAATCTATAACCATCAATCGGAGCTCGACGAAGCGGTCGGTTACGGCGTAAGCCATTGGGATTACTTGCTTAAGAACGGTCGCAAGGTGTTCGGAGTAGCTGCGGACGACGCTCACGGAGGAGAAATCGATACCGCCATCTCCGAATTTTTCGGCGGATGGGTTAGCGTAGAATCCGAGGAACTGCAACAACAGTCCATTATTAACGCATTAAAGAACGGTCGGTACTATTCGTCGAACGGTCCTGAAATATACGATCTGCGCGTGGAAGACGGCTTCTTACGGATCGAATGCTCCCCGGTAAAGTTCATCAAGTTCATTACGCATCCTTACAACGGACGTACTTTATACAACAAAGACGCTTCACCCATAAGCAACGGAATCTACCTGGTAGATGGCAAAGAGCAATATATCCGCGTGGAATGCGTGGATTTCGAAGGAAATATCGCTTGGTCCAATCCCATTTTCCCGGCCGACTTACAGTAGGAGGAAGCGTGATCAGCAACTTAGATTTGGAATTTCGCAAGGATATGAAGAGGCTCGTAGTCCCCTCTATCTTACAAATGCTGATCGGGAATTCGTTCTCGCTGATTAACACGCTCATGGTCGGAAGCTTGGGGGACACCGCCGTTGCGGTCATGGCGGCCGCAGGACAAATCAGTTTTATTCTGAGTATGATTTTGTCCGCGATCTTCGGAATTGCATCTTATATTACGCAGTTTTATGGCAAGGGAGATCTCGTAAACGTCAAAAGATCGTTTGGTCTCATGTTGATTTCCAGCGTCATCGTTACGTTGATCGTGTTTACGTTGGTCTCTTGGTTTAAGGCGCCTATCCTGTCCCTTTTTCTCAAGGATGAGACGGCCGTAGCTTACGGCGTACAATATTTATCGGTTATCGTGTTCGTGTTTCTCATTAATTCTATTAAGGACGTATATAGTAACGCGCTAGGTTCGATCGGCCGAATAAAGCTGACTTTAGTCGTTGGTATTATCGCGATGTCTCTGAACGTCCTCTTGGACTATGTCCTCATCTACGGGAAGTTCGGATTTCCCGAATACGGGATCGTAGGGGCGGCTTGGGCGACATTGCTTTCGTCGATGATGAGCGGGTTCATTTTGATCGGCTATGTCTATGGGAAGAGCTATTACGTCAATGTCACCTTAAAGGAGATATTCTCCTTTGATTTCTCTTTTGTGAAAAAAGTGTATGCGACAACGCTGCCGCTGATGTTCCATGAAGGGTTATGGTC
Encoded proteins:
- a CDS encoding SDR family NAD(P)-dependent oxidoreductase; this translates as MTKPSKSIMITGANSGLGYECAKRIAQASPEYQIVIAGRSAERIAQATQSLVRETGVTRFTPVQLNLASLDSVRSFAERTLKYFSRR
- a CDS encoding TetR/AcrR family transcriptional regulator is translated as MFEKYKPSKKKVLETTLRLLRENDLQATSMSMISNESGVSMGSIYNTFSGKEDIVNALYTSIVEFQTEAVLKGFYDEAPIPRRFENAWERVVQTSIDYPDAFQFMEQYSFSPYIYEASKKLAYESNWCGPLSQLYSEAIQEDLFISGNPRLMVQMHWGTIVFLVKGQFQGNLELLPELVQMAIRSCWNSVSTSKGFNLSFED
- a CDS encoding PHP domain-containing protein; translated protein: MKSIIYLDGRNRKFKGNLHTHSTRSDGQYAAEVVINAYKNKGYDFMCLSDHEIYFKSDAYDDDRFILLDGYEMACEMNWRKTGQQYHVHGLLDRSLNSESEFEHDEEHAKPDYESLDTIQSMIDEMRHKGNQIIMNHPEWSRNKPEDLLALQGYFAVEIYNHQSELDEAVGYGVSHWDYLLKNGRKVFGVAADDAHGGEIDTAISEFFGGWVSVESEELQQQSIINALKNGRYYSSNGPEIYDLRVEDGFLRIECSPVKFIKFITHPYNGRTLYNKDASPISNGIYLVDGKEQYIRVECVDFEGNIAWSNPIFPADLQ
- a CDS encoding MATE family efflux transporter, with product MISNLDLEFRKDMKRLVVPSILQMLIGNSFSLINTLMVGSLGDTAVAVMAAAGQISFILSMILSAIFGIASYITQFYGKGDLVNVKRSFGLMLISSVIVTLIVFTLVSWFKAPILSLFLKDETAVAYGVQYLSVIVFVFLINSIKDVYSNALGSIGRIKLTLVVGIIAMSLNVLLDYVLIYGKFGFPEYGIVGAAWATLLSSMMSGFILIGYVYGKSYYVNVTLKEIFSFDFSFVKKVYATTLPLMFHEGLWSVGNMLYAVAFGHIGVAALATYQLANTFNGYFMMGIFGFAYAAKVMIGQKLSREDPSEAIIYARKFTRIALYSAIVVSIAIFLLSPFLIHLFPNLSSEVQSSFRNVMIIQAIVMVMFFLNNLWIVGMFRAGGDNLYTMNLILVSTWLIALPLVFAGAYLFHWPVEWVYLMFTLEEVSKACIGFYRYRSNKWARNLIQNM
- a CDS encoding SDR family NAD(P)-dependent oxidoreductase, whose protein sequence is MKNKIALVAGATSGIGKATANELATRGAIVFVGGRREQEGQMVVKTIKDNGGEAYFLSLDVTDEESVSQAMKTIADRYGRLDIAVNNAGVMKEYAPIGQSSKELLMATLNTNVIGIYLSMKYEILQMLQNGGGAIVNVSSTTGLRPYASAGAYVASKYAVEGLSKSAALDYASQGIRINTVAPGPTRTDMVGNDENVIAQYAERSPIKRIGAASEIAKGIVWLLSDEASYTVGTTLVIDGGAVMA
- a CDS encoding PHP domain-containing protein; the encoded protein is MKNKIYLDRNEKTYKGNLHLHTTWSDGSLPAAEVVEAFKKKGYHFICLSDHEVYTRTDEFNNAEFITIPGMERGGLNPVADKDPGYHFGVIDDPTEEPVQARFEHLQTFPTPIPWEGDHSPQVLIDEMRSHGNLVIFNHPEWHLTRFDDMVEYDRFFATEIYNHATEWSTVSSYGAAYWDHALQNGKRVFGIAADDSHEHNPNWKIPEYGGGWVQVQANALTHRDIVSNLKQGYFYSSTGPEIYDLRVEDGQLTIECSPCKFIMFKAFPLRGPFVGNCDNGKPLTLASMPIEEDMQYIRVECIDFDGNVAWSNPVFVADLLEGDEH
- a CDS encoding YggS family pyridoxal phosphate-dependent enzyme codes for the protein MGMVEENLRTIRQQMDLACQAAGRKREDVKLLLATKTVPLEKLQMAMQAGETLFGENKAQELRDKFPLMQQYHQVEWHFIGHLQTNKVKDVVKYATLIHSVDRLKLGQALHQQLVKENKTMDILVQINTSNEESKFGASPESAVELAEQLSRFETLNIKGLMTIGKLNATNEETRHCFRLLKSKQAQIRERSFPRVEMDVLSMGMSGDFIVAIEEGATIIRVGTRVFGERYLPDSYYWNENARQDD
- a CDS encoding DUF3732 domain-containing protein, which gives rise to MFVGRTAEFINLHESLTDEGGFAIEIAALKDEEAQLLKEVDFDTFAQRKETALFKFSRFAGHYGEILELETGDDLIQLDTNKLTIRVIDEKGGTAWLREIGSGANWLGYHVTTLLALHELFFSKISRMFRAYLLLISRAKLTFLIIQKRIQRMKNYRQ